From Kitasatospora sp. MAP12-44:
TGGTCGAGGCCGTCCGCCACATGCGCCAGATCAACGGCGACATCCGCCGCCTGGCCACCCTCGACGAGAACGAGCTGTACGTCGCGGCGAAGAACCTGCAGGCCCCGTACGAGCTGGTCAAGGAGGTCGCGCAGCTGGGCAAGCTCCCGGTCGTGCTGTTCTCCGCCGGCGGCGTGGCCACCCCGGCCGACGCGGCGCTGATGATGCAGCTGGGTGCCGAGGGCGTCTTCGTGGGCTCGGGCATCTTCAAGTCCGGCGACCCGGCCAAGCGCGCCGCCGCCGTCGTGAAGGCCACCACCTTCTTCGACGACCCGAAGGTCATCGCGGACGTCTCGCGCGGCCTGGGCGAGGCCATGGTCGGCATCAACTGCGACACCCTGCCCGAGTCGGAGCGTTACTCCAACCGCGGCTGGTAATCACCCACTTCCGGTCCGCCGTGCGTGCTCCTGGCGCGGCGGACCGTCGTGTGTCCCCTGCGAGAAGATCCTGCGAAGCCCGAAGAAGGTACCCACCGTGTCCACCAGCACCCCCGTCATCGGCGTCCTGGCCCTGCAGGGCGACGTCCGCGAGCACCTGGTCGCGCTCGCCGAGGCGGACGCCCTCGCCCGCCCGGTGCGCCGCCCCGAGGAGCTGGCGGGCGTCGACGCGCTGGTGATACCCGGCGGCGAGTCGACCACGATGTCCAACCTGGCGCTGGCCTTCGGCATGATGGCGCCGCTGCGCGAGCGGGTCGCCGCCGGGATGCCGGTCTACGGCTCCTGCGCCGGCATGATCATGCTGGCGGAGAAGATCCTGGACGGCCGGGACGACCAGCAGACCGTCGGCGGCATCGACATGACGGTGCGCCGCAACGCCTTCGGGCGCCAGAACGAGTCCTTCGAGTCCGCGATCGACTTCAAGGGCCTGGGCGAGGACCCGGTGCACGGCGTCTTCATCCGCGCTCCCTGGGTGGAGTCGGTCGGCGCGGGCGTCGAGGTGCTGGCCGAGCTGCCCGCGGCGGACGGCGCGGAGAGCCGGATCGTGGCGGTCCGTCAGGGAAACCTGCTGGCCACCTCGTTCCACCCCGAGCTCACCGGCGACCACCGGGTGCACGCGTACTTCGTCCAGCTGGTCGAGGCCGCCGCGCGTTGATCCGGTGCCCGGCGCCACGGCCGACACCGGTAAGATCTCTTCTGTTCATTTCCCTTTGGCGACGTAAAGGAGCTGGTGATGTCCGGCCACTCTAAGTGGGCTACCACCAAGCACAAGAAAGCCGTGATCGACGCCAAGCGCGGCAAGCTCTTCGCCAAGATGATCAAGAACATCGAGGTGGCGGCGCGCACCGGTGGCAGTGACCCGTCCGGCAACCCGACGCTCTACGACGCCATCCAGAAGGCCAAGAAGAGCTCGGTCCCGATCGACAACATCAACCGCGCCGTCAAGCGCGGTGACGGTGCCGAGGCCGGCGGGGCCGACTACTCGACGATCATGTACGAGGGCTACGGTCCCAACGGTGTCGCGGTGCTGATCGAGTGCCTCACCGACAACCGCAACCGGGCCGCCTCCGACGTGCGCGTGGCGATGACCCGCAACGGCGGGAACATGGCCGACCCGGGCTCGGTGTCGTACATGTTCAACCGCAAGGGCGTCGTCATCGTCCCCAAGGGTGACGGGGTCGACGAGGACCGGCTGTTCGAGGTCGTCCTGGAGGTGGGCGCCGAGGAGGTCAACGACCTCGGTGACACCTTCGAGGTGATCTCCGCGCCGACCGACATGGTCGGCGTGCGCACCGCGCTGGTCGAGGCCGGCATCGACTACGACTCGGCCGACGCCAACTTCGTGCCCAACCTGCAGGTCGAGCTGGACGCCGAGGGCGCCCGCAAGATCTTCAAGCTGATCGACGCGCTGGAGGACAGCGACGACGTGCAGAACGTCTTCGCCAACTTCGACATCTCCGACGAGGTCGGCGCGGAGCTCGACGCCGAGTAGTACCCGGCGCGCTCTCCGGCCCGGTGGTCCGCTGCGGACCACCGGGCCGGTGTCGTCTGCGGCGTTGTCCGACCCTGCCGATACGCTTCGAGCCGGCATCACCGACGGAGGGCTGAAAGCGTGCGGGTACTGGGCGTGGACCCGGGGCTGACCAGGTGCGGCGTCGGCGTGGTCGACGGCGCGCCGGGCCGGCCGCTGAAGATGGTGGCCGTCGGCGTGGTGCGCACCCCGGCGGAGGAGGACGTGCCGCGCCGCCTGCTGGCGATCGAGGCGGGCCTGGAGGAGTGGATCGACACCCACCGGCCCGAGGTGGTCGCCATCGAGCGGGTCTTCGCGCAGCACAACGTCCGTACGGTGATGGGCACCGCGCAGGCCAGCGCCGTCGCGATGCTCTGCGCCGCCCGGCGCGGCATCCCGGTCTTCCTGCACACGCCAAGCGAGGTCAAGGCGGCCGTCAGCGGCTCCGGGCGGGCCGACAAGGCCCAGGTCACCGCCATGGTCACCCGGCTGCTGCGGCTGGACGCCCCGCCCAAACCCGCCGACGCCGCCGACGCGCTGGCGCTGGCCATCTGCCATATCTGGCGCGGCGCGGCCACCGACCGGATCGCGGCCGCCCTGGCCCGGACCACCGCGCGCCCTGCCACCCAGCAGCTCGCCCCCCGGCTCGCCCCCCGCAAGGAGTACCTCCCGTGATCGCGTTCGTTCAGGGCCCGGTGGCGGCCATCGGCCACGGCAGCGCCGTCGTCGAGGTCGGCGGCGTCGGCCTGGCACTGCAGTGCACCCCCGGCACGCTGGCCGCGCTGCGGCTGGGCGAGCCCGCCCGGCTTGCCACCTCGCTGGTGGTCCGCGAGGACTCGCTCACCCTCTTCGGTTTCGCCGACGACGACGAGCGCGCCACCTTCGAGATCCTGCAGGCCGCGCCCGGCGTCGGCCCGCGCCTGGCGCAGGCGATGCTCGGCGTGCACAGCCCGGACGCGCTGCGCCTGGCGATCGCCGGTGGCGACGAGAAGGCGCTGATCCAGGTGCCCGGGATCGGCAAGGCCAAGGCTGCCAAGCTGCTCCTGGAGTACAAGGACAAGCTCGGCGCGCCGCACGGCAGCGTCCCCGCGCAGAAGCCGCTGGCAGCCGGTCCGGCGCCGTGGAGCGAGCAGCTGCACTCCGCCCTGGTCGGTCTCGGCTACGCTCCCCGCGAGGCGGACGACGCCGTCGCGGCGGTCGCCCCCGAGGCCGAGGCGCAGCCCGTCACCGATGTCGGAGCGCTGCTCAAGGCCGCGCTGCGCACCCTCAACCGCCAGCGCTGACCGAGCGGTTGCCCCCGACGTCCCGTCCCCTTGACGATTCGTCATTATGTCGACTTGGAGCCCGCCCTGATGAGCCCGTACGACTCCGACCCCGGCGACCGGCTGGTCGCGTCCGCCGCCGACGGTGAGGACCAGGCGGTCGAGTCGGCGCTGCGGCCCAAGCTGCTCGACGAGTTCATCGGCCAGGAGCGGGTCCGCGAGCAGCTCTCGCTCGTCCTGCAGGCGGCCCGCAAGCGCGGCGCCTCCCCGGACCACGTGCTGCTCAGCGGCCCGCCCGGGCTCGGCAAGACCACCCTGTCGATGATCATCGCGGCCGAGCTGAACGCCCCGATCCGGATCACCTCGGGACCGGCCATCCAGCACGCCGGCGACCTCGCGGCGATCCTCTCCTCGCTGAGCGAGGGCGAGGTGCTCTTCCTCGACGAGATCCACCGGATGTCGCGGCCGGCCGAGGAGATGCTCTACATGGCGATGGAGGACTTCCGGGTCGACGTGATCGTCGGCAAGGGCCCCGGCGCCACCGCGATCCCGCTGGAGCTGCCGCCGTTCACCCTGGTCGGCGCCACCACCCGGGCCGGCCTGCTGCCGCCGCCGCTGCGCGACCGCTTCGGCTTCACCGGCCACATGGAGTTCTACGCCCCCGAGGAACTGCAGCGGGTGGTGCACCGCTCGGCGGCCCTGCTGGACGTCGAGATCGACCCGATCGGCGCCGCCGAGATCGCCGGGCGCTCGCGCGGCACGCCGCGCATCGCCAACCGGCTGCTGCGCCGGGTGCGCGACTACGCCCAGGTCAAGCACGACGGCGTGGTCACCCGGGAGATCGCCGCGCAGGCCCTGAAGGTCTATGAGGTGGACGAGCGCGGCCTGGACCGGCTGGACCGCGCGGTGCTGAGCGCCCTGCTGCGGCTCTTCGGCGGCGGCCCGGTGGGCCTCTCCACGCTGGCCGTCGCGGTGGGGGAGGAGGCCGAGACGGTCGAGGAGGTCGCCGAGCCGTTCCTGGTCCGTGAGGGCCTGCTGGCCCGCACCCCGCGCGGCCGGATCGCCACCGCCGCGGCCTGGCAGCACCTGGGCATGACCCCGCCCGTTCAGCCTCTCGTCGGACGTGGTTCGCTGCCGGCGCAGCAGGAACTGTTCGACCAGGGGGCGACTGGCGGGCCAGGAGCTGGTAAAACTCCTTTCGGAGAGTGACCTTGCCAGGGACTCGCCACCTTTGGCGGCAGGATGCGATGCTTGGCGTTGTCCGATCAGAGCAGGTCTCTTAGACTTCGCCGGACCGCCCCGTCTCGTCTGGCGGGCGACCATCTCCACTGGCCATCCGCCGGGTGGCCCGTATAAGGACGCTGTCTGCTGTGCAAATCCTCATTTACATCCTCCCTGTTGCCGCGATCTTCCTGATGTTCAGGTCGCAGAAGAAGCGGCAGCAGCAGGCGGCGTCCATGCAGTCCGCGATGCAGGTCGGCTCGGCCGTGCGCACCATCGGTGGGATGTACGCGCTGGTCACCTCTGTCAACGAGTCCTCTGTGGAGCTGGAGATCGCGCCCGGCGTGATCACCCACTACGCCAAGAGCGCCATCGCGGCTGTGATCGACGAGCAGGAGTACGACGAGATCATCAACGGCCGTCCGATCGAGGACGAGCTGGCCGATCTCGAGGACGAGGTCCTGGAGAACGAGGCACCGGCGGAGGAGTCGGTCAGCCTCGACAAGGGCAACGGCGACACGCCCGCCGCCAAGTAGTACGGACGGTCTGCAGCACCTCACGGTTGTCCGCGGTCAGCGCCGCCTCCTGCCCCAACGGGCCGGTGGCGCGCGGCCGGCGGCATGGGACAGGGAGAAACGAGCAAGGTGGCAGCACCCAAGTCGCGTCCGCGCGACGGTTATCCGGGACGGGCGCTGGCCCTCATCCTGGTGTTCACCGTCGGACTGGTCGCCCTCATGTTCGGGACGGGCCACAAGACGCCTCGCCTCGGGATCGACCTCGCAGGCGGCACCAGCATCACGCTGACGGCCGACTCCAAGGACAAGGCAGCGATCAACGCGGCCAACATGAACACCGCGGTCGGGATCATCCAGCAGCGCGTCAACGCGTACGGCGTCTCCGAAGCGGAGGTGCAGACTCAGGGCAGTAACAACATCATCGTCAACATCCCGAAGAACGGTGCCTCGCAGGACGAGGCCAACCAGATCGGGACGACTGCCAAGCTGTACTTCCGCCCGGTGATCGCGACCGCGCCCACCGGCGTGACCGCTCCTCCCGCGACCAGCAGCCCCAGCCCCAGCGGCAGCTCCTCCCCGAGCCCGAGCAGCAAGCCGAGCACCAGTGCCGCGGCCAGTGCCCCCGCTTCGGCCCCTGCCGGTGCCAGCGCCAGCCCGTCCACGGCCGGCCGGGCGATCACCGACGGCCTGAAGGCCGACGCCGCGACCGCCGCCCCGAGCGCCCCGGCCGCTGCCCCCAGCGCCCCGGCCGCCGCCGGCATGCCGAGCCCGGCCGCCGCCAGCACCCCGCCGACCGCCGCCCAGATCTCGGCCGCGATGACCCAGGGCACCCCCCCGGCCGACATCGCGCAGCAGTTCGCCGCGCTGGACTGCTCGGACGTCAAGCAGCGCTCGGTGGACTACCAGACGGACCCGACCAAGGACTCCGTCGCCTGCACCCGTGACAAGGAGCAGGGCGCCTGGACCAAGCTCGCGCTGGGCCCGGTCGCCATCAACGGCAAGGACGTCTCCAAGGCGCAGGCCGGCTTCGACACCCAGAACGGCGCCGGCTGGGAGGTCCAGCTGGGCTTCAACGGCACCGGCACCAAGGAGTTCGCCGCCACCACCGGCCAGCTCGCCACCCAGCAGTCGCCGGCCAACCAGTTCGCCATCGTGCTGGACGGCCAGGTCATCTCGCACCCGTACGTCAGCCAGTCGATCGTCGGCGGCAACGCCGTGATCTCCGGCAGCTTCACCCAGGACGAGGCCAACGGCCTCGCCAACGTCCTGAGCTTCGGCGCGCTGCCGCTCAGCTTCGTGCAGAGCGACGTGACCACGGTCTCCCCGCAGCTCGGTGGCGACCAGCTGCACGCCGGCCTGATCGCCGGTGCCATCGGCCTGCTGCTCGTGGTGCTCTACTCGCTGATCTACTACCGCGGCCTGGGCCTGGTCTCCATCGCCGGCCTGGTGGTCTCGGCGATCCTGACCTACTCGATCATGTGCCTGCTCGGCGCGGGAATCGGCTTCGCGCTGAACCTCCCAGCGGTCTGCGGCGCGATCGTGGCGATCGGTATCACCGCAGACTCGTTCATCGTGTACTTCGAGCGCATCCGCGACGAGGTCCGCGAGGGTGCCCCGCTGCGTCCGGCCGTCCAGCGTGCCTGGCCGCGGGCCCGGCGCACCATCCTGGTCTCCGACTTCGTCTCCTTCCTCTGCGCCGGTGTGCTCTACACCGTCTCGGTCGGCAAGGTGCAGGGCTTCGCGTTCACCCTCGGCCTGACCACCCTGCTCGACGTCGTGGTGATCTTCCTCTTCACCAAGCCGCTGATCACGGTGTTGGCCCGCAAGAAGTTCTTCGCGGACGGCCACAGGTGGTCCGGTCTCGACCCGAAGCGCCTGGGCGCCCGCCCGCCGGTCCGCAGCACTCGCCGTCGGCCCGCCACCACGTCCGCCGCGAAGGAGGCCTGACGCCATGTCACGCTTCGGCAACCTTGGCCACCGCCTCTACCAGGGCGAGGTCAGCTTCGACTTCGTCGGCCGGCGCAAGCTCTGGTACAGCCTCTCCGCGCTCATCGCGGGTGTGGCGCTGATCAGCCTGACCACGATCGGCCTGCACCTGGGCATCGAGTTCAAGGGCGGCGCGGTCTACACCGTCTCCAAGCCCGGACTCTCGGTCTCGCAGGCGCAGGACGTCGCCAACAAGATCACCGGTGACTCCACCTCGATTGTGCAGTCCACCACCAACAACCAGGTCCTGATCCAGGTCAGCTCCAACGAGAAGGTCGACTCCGCGACCTTCGTCAAGGAGCTCTCCAGCGACCTGGACATCCCGGTCAAGACCATCAACACCCAGGTGGTCGGCCCCAGCTGGGGCCACGAGATCTCCCAGAAGGCCCTGCTGGGCCTGGTGATCTTCATGGTGCTGGTCACCATCTACCTGGCGATCGCCTTCGAGTGGCGGATGGCGGTGGCCGCCCTGGTCGCCCTCATCCACGACCTCCTGATCACCATCGGCGTCTACGCCCTGGTGGGCTTCGAGGTCACCCCCGGTACGGTGATCGGCTTCCTCACCATCCTCGGGTACTCGCTCTACGACACGGTCGTCGTCTTCGACACCGTGAAGGAGAACACCAAGAACCTGGAGAAGCAGAACAAGGTCACCTACAGCGAGGCCGCCAACGCGGGCCTCAACCAGACCCTGGTGCGTTCGGTGAACACCACCGTGGTCGCGCTGCTGCCGGTGGCCGCACTGCTCTTCATCGGTGGTGGCCTGCTCGGCGCCGGCACCCTGAACGACATCTCGCTCGCCCTGTTCATCGGCCTCTCGGCCGGTGCCTACTCCTCCATCTGCGTCGCCACCCCGCTGCTCGCGCAGCTCAAGGAGCAGCAGCCGGAGATGAAGGCGCTCGCCAAGCGGGTCGCGCTGCGTCGCGCCGCGGACGCCAAGGCCGCGGCCGAGGCGCCCAAGGACCTGCTCGGCACGGACGACGAGGACGAGGAGGGTGTGGCGGCCGGCGTGGTCGGCCAGCGCACCCAGCCGGTCAGCCGCACCCGCGGCAAGGGCCGCCCGTCCGGCAAGCACTGAAACCCGATCTGAGGACCCTGTGATCACCCCTGACACCGCCCTGGCCGACCTGCTGACCAGCAGGATCCGGGACGTCCCCGACTACCCGAAGCCCGGCGTGCTGTTCAAGGACATCGCGCCGCTGCTCGCCGACGCCGAGGCCTTCGCGGCCCTCACCCAGGCGCTGGCGGACCGGGCGAAGGCGCTGGGGGCGACCAAGGTGGTGGGCCTGGAGGCGCGCGGCTTCGTGCTGGCGGCTCCGGCGGCCTTCGCGGCCGGGCTCGGCTTCGTGCCGATCCGCAAGAAGGGCAAGCTGCCCGGCGAGGTCTTCGCGCAGTCGTACGACCTGGAGTACGGCTCGGCCACCCTGGAGGTGCAGTGCGACGCCTTCGCTCCGGGTGAGCGGGTGCTGGTGGTCGACGACGTGCTGGCCACCGGCGGCACCATCGCGGCCTCGCTGGACCTGGTCCAGCGCACCGGCGCGCAGCTGGTCGGCGTGGTCGTGCTGATGGAGCTCGGCTTCCTGGACGGCCGCGAGCGGCTGGCGGAGCACCTCGGCGGGGCTCCGCTGGAGACCCTGATCACGGTCTGATCGACGACGTACGAAGGCGGTGACCGATCCCTCGGTCACCGCTTTCGCGCGTCCACGGGTCGGGCGGCGGAACACCGACGCGTCACGCTCGGTACCATGAAGGTTCATCCGGTGCGTACCGAGGAGTGTCCTTGCCCGACGAGGTAGTGCCCACGGCCGAGTCCGGCGCCCCCAGCAACCAGCCTGTGCCGACGGGGGCGACCCCGGCGCGCCCGGTACCGGCCTCGACGGGCGCCTCCCGATCGGTGGCCCCCGCCGTCCGGTCGTTCACCTCCTCCGGCGGCGGCGGGATGCGCGCCCGCCTGGCCCGCTTCGGCGGCCAGCGCAGCACGCTGCTCAACCCCGTCCTGGAACCGCTCTTCCGCACCATCCGGGCCGGCGACCCCAAGGCCGACCCGGCGCTGCTGCGCGACATCGAGCGCGCCTACGCGGTCGCCGAGAAGTGGCACCGCGGCCAGAAGCGCAAGAGCGGCGACCCGTACATCACCCACCCGCTGGCCGTGGCGACCATCCTGGCCGAGCTCGGGATGGACGCGGCGACCCTGATGGCCGGCCTGCTGCACGACACCGTCGAGGACACCGACTACGGCCTGGAGACCCTGCGCCAGGACTTCGGCGACTCGGTCGCCCTGCTGGTGGACGGCGTCACCAAGCTGGACAAGGTCAAGTTCGGCGAGGCCGCGCAGGCCGAGACGGTGCGCAAGATGGTCGTGGCGATGGCCAAGGACCCGCGGGTCCTGGTGATCAAGCTCGCCGACCGCCTGCACAACATGCGCACCATGCGCTACCTCAAGCGGGAGAAGCAGGAGAAGAAGGCCCGCGAGACGCTGGAGATCTACGCCCCGCTGGCGCACCGGCTGGGCATGAACACCATCAAGTGGGAGCTGGAGGACCTGGCCTTCGCCATCCTCTACCCCAAGATGTACGACGAGATCGTGCGCCTGGTCGCCGAGCGCGCCCCCAAGCGGGACGAGTACCTGGCGACCGTGATCGACCAGGTCCAGGGCGACCTGCGCGGTGCCCGGATCTCGGCCTCGGTGACCGGTCGGCCCAAGCACTACTACTCGGTCTACCAGAAGATGATCGTCCGAGGCCGCGACTTCGCGGAGATCTACGACCTGGTGGGCATCCGGGTCCTGGTCGACACCGTCCGCGACTGCTACGCGGCGCTCGGCACCATCCACGCGCGATGGAACCCGGTCCCCGGCCGGTTCAAGGACTACATCGCGATGCCCAAGTTCAACATGTACCAGTCGCTGCACACCACGGTGATCGGCCCCGGCGGCAAGCCCGTCGAGCTGCAGATCCGTACCTTCGACATGCACCGGCGGGCCGAGTACGGCATCGCCGCGCACTGGAAGTACAAGCAGCGCGCGGTGGCCGGCGACTCCAAGGTCCGCAGCGACACGCCCTCGCAGGTGCGCAAGGACGACAAGGCCGGCGCGGTCAACGAGATGGCCTGGCTGCGCCAGCTGCTCGACTGGCAGAAGGAGACCGAGGACCCGAGCGAGTTCCTGGAGTCGCTGCGCTTCGACCTCTCCAACAACGAGGTCTTCGTCTTCACCCCCAAGGGCGACGTGATAGCGCTGCCGGCCAGCTCCACCCCGGTGGACTTCGCCTTCGCGGTGCACACCGAGGTCGGCTACCGCTGCATAGGAGCCCGGGTCAACGGGCGCCTGGTGCCGCTGGAGTCGACGCTGGAGAACGGCGACCTGGTCGAGGTCTTCACCTCCAAGGCGGAGGGCGCCGGACCGTCCCGGGACTGGCTGGGCTTCGTCAAGTCGCCGCGGGCCCGCAACAAGATCAAGGCCTGGTTCTCCAAGGAGCGCCGCGAGGAGGCGATCGAGCAGGGCAAGGAGTCGATCGCCCGGGCGATGCGCAAGCAGGGCCTGCCGATCCAGCGGATCCTCACCGGCGACTCGCTGGTGACGCTGGCGCACGAGATGCGCTACCCCGACATCTCCTCGCTCTACGCGGCGATCGGCGAGGGGCATGTCTCCGCGCAGAACATCGTGCAGAAGCTGGTGCAGGCACTCGGCGGCGAGGAGAGCGCCAACGACGACCTCGCCGACACCGCGACGCCCACCAGCGACGGCCGGGCGGCGCGCCGGCGGCGGGCCAAGGGCGACCCCGGCGTCATCGTCAAGGGCGTCGACGACGTGTGGGTCAAGCTCTCGCGCTGCTGTACGCCGGTGCCGGGCGACCCGATCGTCGGCTTCGTGACCCGCGGCAACGGCGTCTCGGTGCACCGGGCGGACTGCGTCAACGTGGACTCGCTGACCCAGCAGCCCGAGCGGATCATCGAGGTCGAGTGGGCGCCGACCCAGTCCTCGGTCTTCCTGGTCGCCATCCAGGTCGAGGCGCTGGACCGGGCGCGGCTGCTGTCGGACGTCACCCGGGTGCTCTCCGACCAGCACGTCAACATCCTCTCCGCGGCGGTGCAGACCTCGCGCGACCGGGTGGCGATGAGCCGCTTCACCTTTGAGATGGGCGACCCCAAGCACCTGGGCCACGTGCTCAAGGCGGTGCGCGGCGTGGAGGGCGTCTACGACGTCTACCGGGTGACCTCCGCCAAGAAGTAGCGGCATGCGAAAGGGGGCCCACCGCCGTCGGCGGTGGGCCCCCTTCTCAAGCGGTGCGGATGATCAGCCGCTGAACTCCTGCAGGCTCTTGAGAGCCTGGTCCAGCAGCTCCTGACGGCCCGCGAGCTCCTTCTCCAGCTTCACGGCCTTGGACTCGTTGCCCGCGGCCCTGGCCTTGTCGGCCTCGGCGCGCAGCTTGTCCACAGCGGCCTGCAGCAGCCCGGTCATGCCGGCCGCACGGGCCTTGGCCTCCGGGTTGGAGCGCTGCCACTCGGCCTCCTCCGCCTCGCGGATGGTCCGCTCGACGGTGTTCAGCCGGGCGTCCAGCTTCGGCCGGGCGTCACGCGGCACGTGACCGATCGCCTCCCAGCGCTCGTTCACCTCCCGCAGCGCGGCCTTGGCGGCCTTCAGGTCGCTGATCGGCAGGATCGCCTCGGCCTCGACGAGCAGGGCCTCCTTCAGCTTCTGGTTCTCCACCTGCTCGGCGTCGCGCTCGCTGAAGACCGCCGAACGGGCCTGGAAGAAGACGTCCTGCGCGCCGCGGAACTTCGCCCACAGCTCGTCCTCGGCGTCCCGCTGCGCGCGGCCCGCCGCCTTCCACTGCGCCATGAGGTCGCGGTAGCGCGCGGCTGTGTCGCCCCACTCGGTGGAGCTGGACAGCGCCTCGGCCTCGGCCACCAGCCGCTCCTTCAGCGCCCGGGCCTGGTCGCGCTCGGCGTCCAGCGAGGCGAAGTGCCCCTTGCGGTGCTTGGAGAAGACCGACCGGGCGTGCGAGAACCGGTGCCACAGCTCGTCGTCGCTCTTGCGGTCCAGCCGGGGCAGGCCCTTCCAGGTGTCCACCAGGGCGCGCAGCCGGTCGCCGGCCTCCC
This genomic window contains:
- the pdxT gene encoding pyridoxal 5'-phosphate synthase glutaminase subunit PdxT, whose protein sequence is MSTSTPVIGVLALQGDVREHLVALAEADALARPVRRPEELAGVDALVIPGGESTTMSNLALAFGMMAPLRERVAAGMPVYGSCAGMIMLAEKILDGRDDQQTVGGIDMTVRRNAFGRQNESFESAIDFKGLGEDPVHGVFIRAPWVESVGAGVEVLAELPAADGAESRIVAVRQGNLLATSFHPELTGDHRVHAYFVQLVEAAAR
- a CDS encoding YebC/PmpR family DNA-binding transcriptional regulator is translated as MSGHSKWATTKHKKAVIDAKRGKLFAKMIKNIEVAARTGGSDPSGNPTLYDAIQKAKKSSVPIDNINRAVKRGDGAEAGGADYSTIMYEGYGPNGVAVLIECLTDNRNRAASDVRVAMTRNGGNMADPGSVSYMFNRKGVVIVPKGDGVDEDRLFEVVLEVGAEEVNDLGDTFEVISAPTDMVGVRTALVEAGIDYDSADANFVPNLQVELDAEGARKIFKLIDALEDSDDVQNVFANFDISDEVGAELDAE
- the ruvC gene encoding crossover junction endodeoxyribonuclease RuvC; the encoded protein is MRVLGVDPGLTRCGVGVVDGAPGRPLKMVAVGVVRTPAEEDVPRRLLAIEAGLEEWIDTHRPEVVAIERVFAQHNVRTVMGTAQASAVAMLCAARRGIPVFLHTPSEVKAAVSGSGRADKAQVTAMVTRLLRLDAPPKPADAADALALAICHIWRGAATDRIAAALARTTARPATQQLAPRLAPRKEYLP
- the ruvA gene encoding Holliday junction branch migration protein RuvA, with the protein product MIAFVQGPVAAIGHGSAVVEVGGVGLALQCTPGTLAALRLGEPARLATSLVVREDSLTLFGFADDDERATFEILQAAPGVGPRLAQAMLGVHSPDALRLAIAGGDEKALIQVPGIGKAKAAKLLLEYKDKLGAPHGSVPAQKPLAAGPAPWSEQLHSALVGLGYAPREADDAVAAVAPEAEAQPVTDVGALLKAALRTLNRQR
- the ruvB gene encoding Holliday junction branch migration DNA helicase RuvB, translating into MSPYDSDPGDRLVASAADGEDQAVESALRPKLLDEFIGQERVREQLSLVLQAARKRGASPDHVLLSGPPGLGKTTLSMIIAAELNAPIRITSGPAIQHAGDLAAILSSLSEGEVLFLDEIHRMSRPAEEMLYMAMEDFRVDVIVGKGPGATAIPLELPPFTLVGATTRAGLLPPPLRDRFGFTGHMEFYAPEELQRVVHRSAALLDVEIDPIGAAEIAGRSRGTPRIANRLLRRVRDYAQVKHDGVVTREIAAQALKVYEVDERGLDRLDRAVLSALLRLFGGGPVGLSTLAVAVGEEAETVEEVAEPFLVREGLLARTPRGRIATAAAWQHLGMTPPVQPLVGRGSLPAQQELFDQGATGGPGAGKTPFGE
- the yajC gene encoding preprotein translocase subunit YajC; protein product: MQILIYILPVAAIFLMFRSQKKRQQQAASMQSAMQVGSAVRTIGGMYALVTSVNESSVELEIAPGVITHYAKSAIAAVIDEQEYDEIINGRPIEDELADLEDEVLENEAPAEESVSLDKGNGDTPAAK
- the secD gene encoding protein translocase subunit SecD, with the protein product MAAPKSRPRDGYPGRALALILVFTVGLVALMFGTGHKTPRLGIDLAGGTSITLTADSKDKAAINAANMNTAVGIIQQRVNAYGVSEAEVQTQGSNNIIVNIPKNGASQDEANQIGTTAKLYFRPVIATAPTGVTAPPATSSPSPSGSSSPSPSSKPSTSAAASAPASAPAGASASPSTAGRAITDGLKADAATAAPSAPAAAPSAPAAAGMPSPAAASTPPTAAQISAAMTQGTPPADIAQQFAALDCSDVKQRSVDYQTDPTKDSVACTRDKEQGAWTKLALGPVAINGKDVSKAQAGFDTQNGAGWEVQLGFNGTGTKEFAATTGQLATQQSPANQFAIVLDGQVISHPYVSQSIVGGNAVISGSFTQDEANGLANVLSFGALPLSFVQSDVTTVSPQLGGDQLHAGLIAGAIGLLLVVLYSLIYYRGLGLVSIAGLVVSAILTYSIMCLLGAGIGFALNLPAVCGAIVAIGITADSFIVYFERIRDEVREGAPLRPAVQRAWPRARRTILVSDFVSFLCAGVLYTVSVGKVQGFAFTLGLTTLLDVVVIFLFTKPLITVLARKKFFADGHRWSGLDPKRLGARPPVRSTRRRPATTSAAKEA
- the secF gene encoding protein translocase subunit SecF, with product MSRFGNLGHRLYQGEVSFDFVGRRKLWYSLSALIAGVALISLTTIGLHLGIEFKGGAVYTVSKPGLSVSQAQDVANKITGDSTSIVQSTTNNQVLIQVSSNEKVDSATFVKELSSDLDIPVKTINTQVVGPSWGHEISQKALLGLVIFMVLVTIYLAIAFEWRMAVAALVALIHDLLITIGVYALVGFEVTPGTVIGFLTILGYSLYDTVVVFDTVKENTKNLEKQNKVTYSEAANAGLNQTLVRSVNTTVVALLPVAALLFIGGGLLGAGTLNDISLALFIGLSAGAYSSICVATPLLAQLKEQQPEMKALAKRVALRRAADAKAAAEAPKDLLGTDDEDEEGVAAGVVGQRTQPVSRTRGKGRPSGKH
- a CDS encoding adenine phosphoribosyltransferase, giving the protein MTPDTALADLLTSRIRDVPDYPKPGVLFKDIAPLLADAEAFAALTQALADRAKALGATKVVGLEARGFVLAAPAAFAAGLGFVPIRKKGKLPGEVFAQSYDLEYGSATLEVQCDAFAPGERVLVVDDVLATGGTIAASLDLVQRTGAQLVGVVVLMELGFLDGRERLAEHLGGAPLETLITV